The proteins below come from a single Desulfovibrio litoralis DSM 11393 genomic window:
- the pta gene encoding phosphate acetyltransferase: MANVLYISASESKSGKSAIVLSVMQMLLQNVGKVAFFRPIINTPPNKGKDHDIDLLLQHFELDTPYKQSYALTFDEARSFINNGQEANMFDIILRKFKDLENEYDFVLCEGTDYAGKDAAFEFDLNATIAANLNAPILLVANGAGKSAQEIISSTQITIDSLVDKDLDIVACLINRADVSEKEEAEIVRSLHCTHCTNSLISYVIPEEPILGKPTVSDVKKWLGAKILYGASGMDNLIDDYLIAAMQVENFLNYIAQGSFIITPGDRSDLLLAALSSRFSNSYPDIAGILLTGGFEPAPSVKRLLEGWAGSVVPVLAVKDHTFKTIQIISSLYGKIEAYDTRKIHTALAHFEACVDVKEISKRVVNSHSTKITPKMFEFNLLEKAKSNKMRIVLPEGEEDRILHAADVLTRRGVADLIILGNADRIGAKIRDLNLDLDVLIIQPELSPKFDEYVTAYYEARKHKGISMEQAHDAMLDATYFGTMMVQQGDADGMVSGAINTTAHTIRPALEFVKTKPGFSIVSSVFLMCLKDRVLVFGDCAVNPNPSATQLAEIALNSAETAKIFGIEPKIALLSYSTGDSGKGADVEKVIEATKIVKERAPELLVEGPIQYDAAIDPDVAKTKLPGSKVAGQATVFIFPDLNTGNNTYKAVQRAADAIAIGPVLQGLRKPVNDLSRGCTVADIINTVAITAVQAQAEKK, from the coding sequence ATGGCTAATGTTCTTTATATAAGTGCATCGGAAAGTAAAAGCGGAAAATCCGCAATTGTCTTAAGCGTGATGCAAATGCTCTTACAAAATGTAGGAAAAGTTGCATTTTTCAGACCAATTATCAATACTCCACCGAATAAAGGAAAAGATCACGATATCGATCTGTTGTTGCAACACTTTGAACTTGATACTCCATATAAACAATCTTACGCTCTAACCTTTGATGAAGCTCGTTCATTCATTAATAATGGTCAAGAAGCAAATATGTTTGATATTATCTTGCGTAAGTTTAAAGACTTAGAAAATGAATACGATTTTGTTTTGTGTGAGGGAACCGACTATGCCGGTAAAGATGCGGCTTTTGAATTTGACTTAAACGCAACAATTGCCGCCAACCTTAACGCTCCGATTTTGCTCGTTGCCAACGGTGCGGGAAAAAGTGCCCAAGAAATTATTTCCAGTACACAAATCACAATAGATTCTTTAGTAGATAAAGACCTCGATATTGTTGCCTGTTTAATAAATCGTGCAGATGTATCAGAAAAAGAAGAAGCCGAGATAGTTCGATCTCTACATTGTACCCATTGCACAAACAGCCTTATAAGTTATGTTATTCCCGAAGAGCCAATACTCGGAAAACCAACCGTATCTGATGTAAAAAAATGGCTTGGTGCAAAAATTTTATATGGTGCGAGCGGAATGGATAACCTGATTGACGACTATCTTATTGCCGCAATGCAGGTAGAAAACTTTTTAAATTATATCGCTCAAGGCAGTTTCATAATTACCCCCGGTGATCGCTCAGACTTATTATTAGCGGCGTTAAGTTCTCGTTTTTCCAACTCCTATCCTGACATTGCCGGAATTTTGTTAACCGGCGGCTTTGAACCTGCCCCTTCCGTAAAGCGCCTTTTAGAAGGCTGGGCGGGTAGTGTTGTTCCCGTTTTAGCGGTAAAAGATCATACTTTTAAAACAATTCAAATAATATCTTCACTATACGGAAAAATAGAAGCTTATGATACAAGAAAAATTCATACGGCTTTAGCTCATTTTGAAGCTTGTGTTGATGTTAAAGAAATATCAAAAAGAGTTGTTAACTCTCACTCAACAAAAATTACACCAAAAATGTTTGAGTTTAACCTTCTTGAAAAAGCCAAAAGCAATAAAATGCGTATTGTCTTACCGGAAGGCGAAGAAGACCGCATTTTACACGCCGCTGATGTATTAACACGCAGAGGAGTGGCAGACCTTATAATATTAGGTAACGCCGACAGAATCGGAGCAAAAATAAGAGACTTAAACCTCGACCTTGATGTTTTAATTATTCAACCTGAACTTTCTCCAAAATTTGATGAATATGTAACCGCCTATTACGAAGCCAGAAAACACAAAGGCATCAGCATGGAACAAGCTCACGACGCTATGCTTGACGCTACTTATTTTGGAACAATGATGGTGCAACAAGGCGACGCAGACGGAATGGTTTCCGGAGCAATTAACACCACCGCTCATACCATACGCCCGGCTCTTGAATTTGTAAAAACCAAACCCGGTTTCTCAATCGTCTCTTCTGTCTTTTTAATGTGTTTAAAAGACCGAGTTTTAGTCTTTGGAGATTGTGCGGTTAACCCTAACCCTAGCGCCACCCAACTTGCGGAAATTGCTTTAAACTCTGCTGAAACTGCTAAAATATTTGGAATAGAGCCCAAAATTGCCCTACTCTCTTATTCAACTGGCGATTCAGGCAAAGGGGCAGATGTTGAAAAAGTTATTGAAGCAACAAAAATCGTTAAAGAGCGTGCCCCTGAACTTTTAGTCGAAGGTCCTATTCAATACGATGCCGCTATTGACCCTGATGTTGCCAAAACAAAACTTCCCGGAAGTAAAGTCGCAGGTCAGGCCACCGTCTTTATCTTCCCAGACTTAAATACGGGTAACAATACTTACAAGGCTGTGCAACGTGCGGCTGATGCTATCGCCATAGGACCGGTATTGCAAGGCTTACGCAAGCCTGTAAACGATCTTTCTCGTGGTTGTACCGTTGCCGATATTATTAATACCGTGGCAATAACCGCCGTTCAAGCCCAAGCAGAAAAGAAATAA
- a CDS encoding glycosyltransferase family 9 protein, whose product MKPIMPFDDSIHLTRINSDSIKTIKKILICQQRQIGDVLLATPVLELLKKRFPDAEIDFFTEKKCVPILENNPNIHKIHALDKKKLKHFFAALFYYYGIARNNYDLIVDLQQLPRIRWINRFSRQAIRLTFTPPWYRRLLYTDWVDIQKGYAVAEKVSILRVFDIIWQGEIPRIYLKDSEIQDVDVYLKSLGLKDNTTLITVDSTHRRITRRWPAEYYAKLMVLIAKKSPNMVFLPLFGPGEEKDIRELIEHCEKLEPGFSKENLLITDRMLTLREMAACIAKAKVHIGNCSSPRHIAVAVDTPSFIVLGSNSGWTFPSIKHTDVSKGLACQPCHSNVCPINCKCLYDLAPEEVISAFWEHLENNNISL is encoded by the coding sequence TTGAAACCAATAATGCCTTTTGACGATTCTATCCACTTAACAAGGATAAATTCAGACAGCATTAAAACAATTAAAAAAATTTTAATTTGTCAACAGCGTCAAATTGGTGATGTTCTTTTGGCGACTCCGGTTTTGGAGTTGTTAAAAAAACGTTTTCCCGATGCGGAAATTGATTTCTTTACAGAAAAAAAATGTGTTCCTATTTTGGAAAACAACCCTAATATTCATAAAATTCACGCTCTTGATAAGAAAAAATTGAAACATTTTTTTGCGGCGTTGTTTTATTATTATGGTATTGCTCGCAATAATTACGATTTGATTGTTGATTTACAACAACTTCCCCGAATTCGCTGGATTAACCGTTTTTCTCGGCAAGCTATTCGTTTAACCTTTACTCCACCTTGGTATCGCCGTCTTTTATATACTGATTGGGTGGATATTCAAAAGGGTTATGCTGTTGCGGAAAAAGTAAGTATTTTAAGGGTCTTTGATATTATCTGGCAGGGTGAAATTCCGCGTATTTATCTTAAAGATAGTGAGATTCAAGACGTAGACGTTTATTTGAAAAGTTTGGGTTTAAAAGATAATACCACTTTAATTACTGTTGATTCAACGCATAGACGTATTACAAGGCGTTGGCCTGCTGAGTATTATGCAAAGTTAATGGTTCTTATTGCTAAAAAAAGTCCGAATATGGTCTTTTTACCCTTGTTTGGACCGGGTGAAGAAAAAGACATTCGAGAGCTTATAGAACATTGTGAAAAGCTTGAGCCGGGTTTTTCAAAAGAAAATTTATTAATTACAGACAGAATGTTAACTCTTAGAGAAATGGCGGCGTGTATCGCAAAAGCCAAAGTACATATTGGAAACTGTTCATCTCCGAGACATATTGCCGTGGCGGTTGATACGCCAAGTTTTATTGTTCTTGGTTCTAACTCCGGTTGGACTTTTCCTTCCATAAAGCATACAGATGTCTCAAAGGGATTGGCTTGTCAGCCTTGTCATTCCAATGTGTGTCCAATAAATTGTAAGTGTTTATACGACCTTGCACCGGAAGAAGTTATTAGTGCTTTTTGGGAACATCTGGAAAATAACAATATTAGTTTATAA
- the dapA gene encoding 4-hydroxy-tetrahydrodipicolinate synthase: MIFSGTFTALVTPFKNGKVDEESYRNHIEWQISEGVNGLVPCGTTGESATLSHDEHEQVIKICIEQAKKRVPVLAGAGSNNTKEAVSLVRFAKEVGADGVLLITPYYNKPTQEGLFQHYKYIASEVSIPIIAYNVPGRTGVNLLPSTLGRMFREIPEICGVKEATGNLQQVADIIEECGDKLCVLSGDDFTVLPTLAVGGHGVISVVSNIAPKLMSSLCVAYKNGDLKTAQKIHYQLNALNRVLFVETNPIPVKTGLHLMGRMTDEFRLPLVSLQPESLTKLKNVMQKSGLI; encoded by the coding sequence ATGATCTTTAGTGGAACTTTTACTGCATTAGTAACCCCATTTAAAAACGGTAAGGTAGACGAAGAAAGTTATCGAAACCATATTGAATGGCAAATTTCTGAGGGGGTAAACGGATTGGTTCCTTGCGGAACAACCGGAGAGTCGGCGACTTTATCTCACGACGAACACGAACAGGTAATTAAAATTTGTATTGAACAAGCTAAAAAACGTGTGCCTGTTTTAGCCGGTGCCGGGTCTAACAACACGAAAGAAGCTGTTAGTTTGGTGCGTTTTGCCAAAGAAGTTGGTGCTGATGGTGTGTTGTTGATTACGCCTTATTACAATAAACCCACTCAAGAGGGACTTTTTCAGCATTATAAATATATTGCTTCTGAGGTTTCTATTCCTATTATCGCATATAATGTTCCGGGAAGAACCGGAGTGAATTTGTTGCCGTCTACTTTAGGTAGAATGTTTAGAGAAATTCCTGAAATTTGCGGTGTAAAAGAGGCAACAGGGAACTTGCAACAAGTTGCTGATATTATAGAAGAATGTGGTGATAAACTTTGTGTATTATCAGGCGATGATTTTACTGTTTTACCAACATTGGCAGTAGGCGGACACGGAGTTATTTCTGTTGTTTCAAATATTGCTCCGAAATTAATGTCTTCTTTGTGTGTTGCCTATAAAAATGGAGATTTAAAGACAGCTCAAAAAATTCATTATCAGCTTAATGCTTTGAACCGTGTGTTATTTGTTGAAACTAACCCGATTCCTGTTAAAACAGGCTTGCATTTAATGGGTCGTATGACTGACGAATTTCGTTTGCCTTTAGTGAGTTTGCAACCTGAAAGTTTAACAAAACTTAAAAACGTTATGCAAAAGAGCGGTTTAATTTAG
- a CDS encoding sulfite exporter TauE/SafE family protein: protein MELFLYSFIAWLLGGIINGIAGFGAAMIAMPILALGISLDIALPACTLIVLLASIHMTYKYRTFKDITRSKGIIIGSIPGAIFGLTLFFYLPEVAMKLWFGSFLIIYSLWSLFGKLDTQKVISPNWGYLAGFVSTSFGTTLGFNAPPLVIYFSLSGLNKDDLKSALSIFNVITCIIIVTSQAMANLYSTKVFMSVLAGAIAVFIGNSIGIDLSKRISEKMFRRILYMFLCIMGTSILVRI, encoded by the coding sequence ATGGAATTATTTCTTTATAGTTTTATTGCGTGGCTACTTGGCGGAATAATTAACGGAATAGCCGGGTTCGGGGCGGCTATGATTGCAATGCCTATTTTGGCATTGGGAATAAGCCTTGATATTGCCTTACCTGCGTGTACTTTAATTGTTTTGCTTGCCAGTATTCATATGACATATAAATATAGAACATTTAAAGATATAACCCGTAGTAAAGGTATTATAATCGGCTCAATACCCGGGGCAATATTTGGTTTAACTTTATTTTTTTATTTGCCCGAAGTAGCAATGAAACTTTGGTTTGGCTCTTTTTTAATTATCTACTCTCTTTGGAGTCTATTTGGAAAATTGGATACACAAAAAGTAATTTCTCCAAACTGGGGTTATCTTGCCGGTTTTGTCTCAACCAGTTTTGGAACAACCTTAGGCTTTAACGCTCCGCCTTTGGTGATCTATTTTTCTTTATCTGGTCTCAATAAAGATGATTTAAAATCAGCCCTAAGCATCTTTAACGTTATTACATGCATAATAATAGTAACCTCGCAAGCAATGGCAAACCTTTATTCCACTAAAGTATTTATGTCTGTATTGGCGGGTGCTATTGCTGTTTTTATTGGTAACAGCATAGGAATAGATTTATCTAAACGTATCAGCGAAAAAATGTTTAGGCGTATTTTATATATGTTTTTGTGCATTATGGGAACGTCGATCTTGGTACGTATTTAA
- a CDS encoding type III pantothenate kinase: MQYKLILFDIGNTHIKIGIANAKGVIASYALNSDRSESSDSLGLKILQVLQNAECSICELKTALASSVVPDLNFILLSACKRYLKLELLFIPTELAIPMENRYARPEEVGADRLLGAFAARKAFPEYKNIISIDFGTATTFDCIENNAYLGGLICPGIYSSASALTAKAAKLPRISLMIEENEPIIGKSTSTSLNHGFIFGFAAMTEGLCNKIAETMPSKPLIIATGGFATALAKVTNCFDQVYPELLLDGLFFLCKEHRLI; the protein is encoded by the coding sequence ATGCAGTATAAACTTATTCTCTTTGATATAGGCAATACACATATTAAAATAGGAATTGCCAACGCTAAAGGCGTTATTGCCTCATACGCCTTAAACTCTGACCGCAGTGAAAGCTCTGATTCTTTAGGTCTGAAAATTTTACAGGTTTTACAAAATGCCGAATGTTCAATTTGTGAACTTAAAACAGCGTTGGCTTCTTCGGTTGTACCTGATTTAAACTTTATCTTGCTTAGTGCCTGTAAACGCTATTTAAAACTCGAGTTATTGTTTATACCGACAGAACTCGCAATTCCTATGGAAAACCGCTATGCACGTCCGGAAGAAGTCGGTGCAGATCGCCTGCTTGGTGCTTTTGCCGCTCGCAAAGCCTTTCCCGAATATAAAAATATTATTTCTATTGATTTTGGAACTGCCACAACTTTTGACTGTATAGAAAATAACGCTTACCTTGGCGGATTAATATGTCCCGGAATATATTCCTCAGCGTCGGCTTTAACCGCTAAAGCCGCAAAATTACCACGCATAAGCCTTATGATCGAAGAAAATGAACCCATTATCGGAAAAAGTACAAGCACAAGCCTAAACCACGGTTTTATCTTTGGTTTTGCCGCTATGACCGAAGGTTTATGTAACAAAATAGCCGAAACAATGCCGTCAAAACCTTTAATTATCGCAACCGGTGGCTTTGCCACAGCTCTTGCAAAGGTAACAAACTGTTTTGATCAGGTATACCCTGAATTATTATTAGACGGACTGTTTTTTTTGTGTAAGGAACATCGCTTGATTTAA
- a CDS encoding FecR family protein translates to MKKQITQIFCIVIVLLFASVALAKEIGTVVFLTPGAEVERNGKRVSLQLKDTIKENDIIHTDAAGRVKIFFNDDSSISIAKNSSININEYIEDGSNSAMHVNLTQGVARFISGKIVEQNPGGFEMKTPQATIGIRGTIITALIEQEKTITFVESSSKKDGVIVNGSIVPVGFKFDSLSNSVSKATAKDRAFLKANAANSSTSSESGNSGSGGSNSESSSDSESGDSTSSSDDSSSMASVATASTTQDAGGIVVENTTNELQSELKEKLRPILAEIDQENPTPIPPTPPGPNPPGPNPPGPTPPTTGTVSGTLNDTALNSNFGGTFSFNIDLNSGAINNARIDGVNRTTPTDTYSATGGTGTATNNGLNITGFSGNGTFYGQNRNIGSSSNMLGDGQHASLNKIKNGNTISGSYFIKQQGNNQNLDGGNFSGVKQ, encoded by the coding sequence ATGAAAAAACAGATAACACAAATATTTTGCATAGTTATAGTTTTACTATTTGCATCAGTTGCATTGGCAAAAGAAATAGGGACAGTAGTTTTTTTAACCCCCGGTGCTGAAGTTGAAAGGAACGGAAAACGTGTTTCTTTGCAATTAAAAGATACTATTAAAGAAAACGATATTATTCATACAGATGCCGCTGGTCGTGTAAAAATCTTTTTTAATGACGACAGCTCTATTTCTATCGCAAAAAATTCCTCTATAAATATAAATGAATATATAGAAGACGGAAGCAATTCAGCTATGCATGTTAATCTTACCCAAGGGGTTGCAAGATTTATCAGCGGTAAAATTGTAGAACAAAATCCCGGTGGATTCGAAATGAAAACACCTCAGGCAACAATAGGTATTAGAGGAACAATTATTACGGCACTGATTGAACAAGAAAAAACAATAACCTTTGTAGAAAGTTCTTCAAAAAAAGACGGCGTTATTGTTAATGGAAGTATTGTTCCCGTAGGTTTTAAGTTTGACTCTCTTTCAAATAGCGTAAGTAAGGCAACAGCAAAGGATAGAGCCTTTTTAAAAGCTAACGCCGCAAATTCAAGCACAAGCAGTGAAAGCGGAAACAGCGGAAGTGGTGGCAGTAATAGCGAAAGTAGTAGTGATAGCGAAAGCGGAGACAGCACAAGCAGTAGCGACGACTCAAGCAGTATGGCAAGTGTTGCAACAGCCTCCACAACTCAAGATGCAGGCGGAATAGTTGTTGAGAACACAACGAACGAACTTCAAAGTGAGTTAAAAGAAAAATTACGCCCTATTTTAGCCGAAATTGATCAAGAAAATCCAACTCCTATCCCACCAACGCCTCCAGGGCCAAATCCTCCAGGGCCAAATCCTCCAGGTCCAACTCCTCCAACAACAGGTACTGTTTCAGGGACATTAAATGACACAGCTCTAAACAGTAATTTTGGCGGTACATTCTCTTTTAATATTGACTTAAATTCGGGGGCTATCAATAACGCCAGAATAGATGGAGTCAACAGAACAACCCCTACTGATACTTATAGTGCCACAGGTGGAACAGGAACAGCTACCAATAACGGGTTGAACATCACTGGTTTTTCCGGTAATGGAACGTTTTATGGTCAAAATAGAAATATTGGTTCAAGTTCCAACATGTTAGGAGATGGTCAACACGCTAGCTTAAACAAAATAAAAAACGGAAATACAATTAGCGGTTCTTATTTTATAAAGCAACAAGGAAATAATCAGAACTTAGACGGCGGAAACTTTAGCGGAGTAAAACAATAA
- a CDS encoding methylenetetrahydrofolate reductase, protein MKIIDKITAQQGKPFYSLEFFPPKEKDNWGGFIQTVKELEKINPLFASVTYGAGGGTQENTLEITAKVKNECKMETMAHLTCVGADKKKISDFLSRLKQVGVTNILALRGDVPSGQTVDWDKADFKHASDMVAFVKKEFPDFGISVAAYPAPHPEALSFKKDRLDTALKMRVGSDFAVTQLFFDVREYFSLVDDLKALGINMPIIPGVLPIQSLDSIRRILSLSGSNIPGKLYLSLEEAQNKGGVEAVKEAGLKFAIQQIRSLLDGGAPGIHLYTLNRSSMCLNIAEEVGALS, encoded by the coding sequence TTGAAAATCATTGATAAAATTACTGCTCAACAGGGTAAACCTTTTTATTCTTTAGAATTTTTCCCTCCGAAAGAAAAAGATAATTGGGGCGGATTTATTCAAACCGTTAAAGAGTTGGAAAAAATTAATCCTTTATTTGCTTCCGTTACTTATGGTGCCGGTGGTGGAACTCAAGAAAATACGCTTGAAATTACCGCCAAGGTAAAAAATGAATGCAAAATGGAAACAATGGCACACCTTACCTGTGTTGGTGCTGATAAAAAAAAGATAAGCGATTTTTTATCAAGACTAAAACAAGTCGGCGTTACCAATATTTTGGCGTTGCGCGGTGATGTTCCTAGCGGACAAACGGTTGATTGGGACAAAGCTGATTTTAAACATGCCTCTGATATGGTGGCTTTTGTCAAAAAAGAATTTCCTGATTTTGGAATTTCCGTTGCCGCTTATCCTGCTCCACACCCTGAGGCTTTGTCTTTTAAAAAAGACCGCCTTGATACAGCTTTAAAAATGAGAGTGGGGAGTGATTTTGCCGTTACTCAACTATTTTTTGACGTGCGTGAATATTTTTCTTTGGTTGATGATTTAAAAGCTCTCGGTATCAATATGCCGATTATTCCCGGCGTTTTACCTATTCAAAGTTTAGATTCAATTCGCAGAATTTTATCGTTAAGTGGTTCAAATATTCCCGGAAAGCTTTATTTAAGCTTGGAAGAAGCACAAAACAAAGGCGGCGTTGAAGCGGTTAAAGAAGCCGGGTTGAAATTTGCCATACAACAAATTCGCAGTTTGCTTGACGGTGGGGCTCCCGGTATTCATTTATATACTTTAAATCGTTCAAGTATGTGTCTTAATATAGCAGAAGAAGTCGGAGCTTTGTCTTGA
- a CDS encoding aspartate aminotransferase family protein, producing MSQKFDELKQQEETLLCRTYGRYPIAVSHGKGSRLYDFDGKEYIDLLTGIAVTALGHANEEISQVIEKQARKLTHVSNLFYQEEQLILAKNLLSTAHFNKAFFCNSGAEANEAAIKLARRYQQRVKMRDAYEIITFTGCFHGRTLATVAATGQEKFQDGFSPMPEGFKQIEWGDLELLEKTISPKTAGILIEIIQGEGGIRPVTETFIKGIETLCRKHGLAFMVDEVQTGLCRTGKFWAFQNFNVTPDILTTAKALANGLPMGAMICTEEFSQGFVTGSHATTFGAGALVSAVANKGIEIMKRDKLADRAAKLGKQAMERFKKVSQNCPGKIKEIRGLGLMIGIELTFQGKEVWEELMKQGFILNLTQEKVLRLLPALTIDDNDLELFANALEKILKTK from the coding sequence ATGAGCCAAAAATTTGATGAATTAAAACAACAAGAAGAAACCCTACTCTGTCGCACCTATGGACGTTACCCCATTGCGGTTTCACACGGAAAAGGAAGCAGGCTTTATGATTTTGACGGAAAAGAATATATAGACCTTTTAACGGGGATAGCTGTTACTGCCCTCGGCCATGCAAACGAAGAAATAAGCCAAGTTATAGAAAAACAAGCACGCAAACTTACGCATGTCAGCAACTTATTTTATCAAGAAGAACAATTGATCTTAGCGAAAAACTTATTGTCTACTGCCCATTTTAATAAAGCATTTTTCTGTAACTCCGGTGCGGAAGCTAATGAAGCAGCCATAAAACTCGCTCGTCGTTACCAACAAAGAGTAAAAATGCGTGATGCTTACGAAATTATTACCTTTACCGGCTGTTTTCACGGACGTACTTTAGCAACTGTTGCCGCAACAGGACAAGAAAAGTTCCAAGACGGTTTTTCCCCGATGCCTGAAGGCTTTAAACAAATTGAATGGGGCGATCTTGAACTTTTAGAAAAAACAATCAGCCCGAAAACAGCCGGAATACTTATTGAAATTATTCAAGGTGAAGGCGGAATTCGTCCCGTAACAGAAACTTTTATAAAAGGTATAGAAACATTATGCCGTAAACACGGTTTGGCGTTTATGGTTGACGAAGTACAAACAGGTTTATGCAGAACCGGAAAGTTTTGGGCGTTTCAAAACTTTAATGTAACCCCTGATATACTCACCACCGCCAAAGCTCTGGCAAACGGTCTGCCTATGGGCGCTATGATCTGTACAGAGGAATTTAGCCAAGGTTTTGTAACGGGAAGCCACGCCACAACTTTTGGTGCGGGTGCTTTGGTTTCCGCCGTTGCCAATAAAGGCATTGAAATAATGAAACGAGACAAACTTGCTGATAGAGCCGCCAAACTCGGTAAACAAGCGATGGAAAGATTTAAAAAAGTTAGTCAAAACTGTCCGGGAAAAATAAAAGAAATACGTGGTTTAGGACTAATGATTGGCATTGAACTTACGTTTCAAGGAAAAGAAGTTTGGGAAGAACTTATGAAACAAGGGTTTATTTTAAACTTAACCCAAGAAAAAGTTTTGCGTCTACTGCCTGCTCTAACTATTGATGATAACGATTTAGAACTATTTGCAAACGCATTGGAAAAAATCTTAAAAACAAAATAA
- a CDS encoding dihydrodipicolinate synthase family protein, which produces MLFVETNPIPVKTGLHLMGRMTDEFRLPLVSLQPESLTKLRSVMQKSGLI; this is translated from the coding sequence GTGTTATTTGTTGAAACTAACCCGATTCCTGTTAAAACAGGCTTGCATTTAATGGGGCGTATGACTGACGAATTTCGTTTGCCTTTAGTGAGTTTGCAACCTGAAAGTTTAACAAAGCTTAGAAGCGTTATGCAAAAGAGCGGTTTAATTTAG
- a CDS encoding surface lipoprotein assembly modifier, producing MFKIILKNTLLCICLILLPVTVFADVTAFQEGGIEQTKAQAVTLLQQNKVAEAYELYKRLFRIAPDDEEISLGLARSAGLNKQPHQALMVYEQLLEKYPTDTALNLEIAQIYKSLGDEENAKIHFRIAAKQNSKKNAEQTAEEKSPFTIKGSLKTGFVYDTNANQGPNSNTVTLGNWNVDLDNAQHIPSAGGYFGANLDMGYPLKQGAHSWWLVGDLNYYTRLYKNTSLGKIDSRHWQWGRASTGIRYLDSQNFLDLRIKSEVVDYEFLKSILSFGPELTYLRAIKPNFHLITRADIEHRDNSSGRERNGTYGSAGQYARFLFGEKNHDLIIGAKYSGGKTEDATYSYDGWESMARFTFKLPYNFALSPSISYGEDYYHKPATALDKNKRQDEVIKAGLGLTYDINERWSVETSYQYTHNTSNSDIYRYRQHLTSVGISWSF from the coding sequence TTGTTCAAAATAATACTTAAAAATACACTACTCTGTATCTGCCTGATACTTTTACCAGTTACGGTTTTTGCTGATGTTACTGCCTTTCAAGAAGGTGGAATAGAACAAACAAAAGCACAAGCCGTAACTTTATTACAGCAAAATAAAGTAGCTGAAGCTTATGAACTATATAAAAGACTTTTCAGGATAGCCCCTGATGATGAAGAAATAAGTCTTGGCTTGGCTCGTTCAGCCGGTTTAAATAAGCAACCGCATCAAGCCCTGATGGTTTATGAACAGTTATTAGAAAAATATCCTACCGATACGGCTTTAAACCTAGAAATTGCACAGATATATAAATCTCTTGGCGATGAAGAAAACGCAAAAATCCATTTTAGAATAGCCGCCAAACAAAATTCAAAAAAAAATGCTGAACAAACCGCTGAAGAAAAATCTCCTTTTACAATAAAAGGCTCTCTAAAAACAGGCTTTGTTTATGATACAAACGCAAATCAAGGACCAAATTCCAATACTGTAACGCTTGGAAACTGGAATGTTGACCTTGATAACGCACAACATATTCCGTCCGCAGGCGGTTATTTCGGTGCAAATTTAGATATGGGCTATCCTTTAAAACAAGGTGCTCATTCTTGGTGGCTGGTCGGCGATTTAAACTATTATACAAGATTATATAAAAACACTTCGCTTGGAAAAATAGATAGCCGTCATTGGCAGTGGGGAAGAGCGTCGACGGGAATACGCTATCTAGATAGCCAAAATTTTTTAGACTTACGCATAAAAAGCGAAGTTGTGGATTATGAATTTTTAAAATCTATTTTATCTTTTGGGCCGGAACTAACATATTTAAGAGCCATAAAACCCAACTTCCACCTTATTACAAGAGCAGATATAGAACATAGAGACAACTCCTCGGGGCGTGAGCGAAACGGAACTTATGGCTCAGCCGGACAATATGCACGCTTTCTATTCGGTGAAAAAAATCACGATCTTATTATAGGTGCAAAATATTCAGGCGGAAAAACAGAAGATGCTACCTATTCTTATGACGGTTGGGAATCTATGGCAAGGTTCACTTTTAAACTTCCGTATAATTTCGCCCTTTCCCCTTCTATCAGTTACGGAGAAGATTATTATCATAAACCAGCAACAGCACTAGATAAAAACAAAAGACAAGACGAAGTAATAAAAGCCGGTCTCGGTTTAACTTATGATATTAATGAGCGTTGGAGTGTTGAAACTAGTTATCAGTATACACATAACACCTCAAACAGCGATATTTACCGCTATAGACAACACCTTACAAGCGTAGGGATATCTTGGAGTTTTTAG